The Brassica napus cultivar Da-Ae chromosome C7, Da-Ae, whole genome shotgun sequence genome has a segment encoding these proteins:
- the LOC106409688 gene encoding diacylglycerol kinase 6 isoform X1 yields MSQASIEKYEALSDFFKKFYIPSYVLSPEAEAVAVPSTPPESPILVFINSKSGGQLGGELILTYRSLLNDKQVFDLNVETPDKVLQRIYLNLERLKHDALACKIKEKLKIIVAGGDGTASWLLGVVCDLELSNPPPIATIPLGTGNNLPFAFGWGKKNPGTDTSSAESFLAQVIKAKEMKIDNWHVLMRMKSPRKGSGDSIELPPSLHAFRRASPSDQANMEGYHTFRGGFWNYFSLGMDAQTSYEFHSQRKLHPENFKNQLVNQSRYLKLACKQGWFCASLLHPFSHNIAQLAQVKICDKSGQWNDLHIPQSIRSIVCLNLPSFSGGLNPWGAPNPKKQYDRSLTLPFVDDGLIEIVGFRNAWHGLVLLAPKGHGTRLAQANRIRFEFKKGAAKHAYMRMDGEPWKQPLPLDDETVILEISHHGQVNMLTTENCMSKSMYESSPKVRFSDDGTEDEPLVANCDEEFRKFGAADTFKIPSDV; encoded by the exons ATG TCACAGGCGAGCATTGAAAAATATGAGGCATTATCAGATTTTTTCAAGAAATTTTACATTCCATCGTACGTTCTCTCGCCTGAAGCCGAGGCTGTGGCGGTGCCAAGTACTCCACCTGAGAGCCCGATTCTCGTATTTATCAACTCCAAAAGTGGTGGTCAACTCGGTGGAGAACTCATTCTTACCTACCGTTCTCTTCTCAACGACAAGCAG GTTTTCGATCTTAACGTAGAGACTCCGGATAAGGTGCTACAGAGGATCTATCTTAACCTAGAGAGGCTAAAGCACGATGCTCTGGCTTGCAAGATTAAGGAAAAGTTGAAAATAATT GTTGCAGGGGGGGATGGCACAGCTAGTTGGCTCCTTGGAGTTGTTTGTGATCTTGAGTTATCCAATCCACCTCCAATTGCTACTATCCCCTTGGGTACAGGAAATAACCTTCCATTTGCATTTGGATGG GGTAAGAAAAATCCTGGAACAGATACGTCTTCTGCGGAGTCATTTTTGGCTCAAGTGATTAAGGCCAAAGAGATGAAGATAGACAA TTGGCACGTACTTATGCGGATGAAGTCTCCCAGAAAAGGCTCTGGTGATTCTATCGAGCTACCACCTTCTCTACATGCATTTCGTCGTGCTTCTCCATCAGATCAAGCAAATATG GAAGGTTACCACACATTTCGTGGGGGATTCTGGAATTACTTTAGCTTGG GGATGGATGCTCAAACATCTTATGAGTTTCATTCTCAGAGAAAATTACAtcctgaaaattttaaaaatcagcTAGTCAATCAG AGCAGATATTTAAAGCTTGCTTGCAAACAAGGGTGGTTTTGTGCCTCTCTTCTTCACCCTTTTTCACA TAACATAGCTCAGCTAGCACAAGTTAAGATTTGTGACAAAAGTGGCCAGTGGAACGACCTTCACATTCCCCAAAG CATCAGGTCCATCGTATGTTTGAATCTTCCTAGCTTTTCTGGAGGACTAAATCCTTGGGGAGCACCAAATCCCAAGAAACAATATGAT AGAAGCCTGACTCTACCATTCGTAGATGATGGACTCATCGAAATCGTTGGTTTTAGAAATGCTTGGCATGGTCTTGTTCTCCTCGCTCCAAAGGGTCATGGAACAAGACTTGCTCAG gCAAATCGGATTAGGTTTGAATTTAAGAAAGGTGCAGCGAAGCATGCATACATGAGAATGGATGGAGAGCCTTGGAAACAACCACTGCCTCTTGATGATGAAACTGTCATATTAGAGATTTCACATCATGGTCAGGTGAACATGCTTACAACTGAAAATTGCATGTCCAAAAGCATGTATGAGTCTTCACCCAAAGTCCGGTTTAGCGATGATGGAACTGAAGATGAACCATTAGTGGCTAATTGTGACGAGGAGTTTAGAAAGTTTGGTGCAGCTGATACATTTAAGATTCCCAGTGATGTTTGA
- the LOC106409688 gene encoding diacylglycerol kinase 6 isoform X2, which translates to MASIEKYEALSDFFKKFYIPSYVLSPEAEAVAVPSTPPESPILVFINSKSGGQLGGELILTYRSLLNDKQVFDLNVETPDKVLQRIYLNLERLKHDALACKIKEKLKIIVAGGDGTASWLLGVVCDLELSNPPPIATIPLGTGNNLPFAFGWGKKNPGTDTSSAESFLAQVIKAKEMKIDNWHVLMRMKSPRKGSGDSIELPPSLHAFRRASPSDQANMEGYHTFRGGFWNYFSLGMDAQTSYEFHSQRKLHPENFKNQLVNQSRYLKLACKQGWFCASLLHPFSHNIAQLAQVKICDKSGQWNDLHIPQSIRSIVCLNLPSFSGGLNPWGAPNPKKQYDRSLTLPFVDDGLIEIVGFRNAWHGLVLLAPKGHGTRLAQANRIRFEFKKGAAKHAYMRMDGEPWKQPLPLDDETVILEISHHGQVNMLTTENCMSKSMYESSPKVRFSDDGTEDEPLVANCDEEFRKFGAADTFKIPSDV; encoded by the exons ATG GCGAGCATTGAAAAATATGAGGCATTATCAGATTTTTTCAAGAAATTTTACATTCCATCGTACGTTCTCTCGCCTGAAGCCGAGGCTGTGGCGGTGCCAAGTACTCCACCTGAGAGCCCGATTCTCGTATTTATCAACTCCAAAAGTGGTGGTCAACTCGGTGGAGAACTCATTCTTACCTACCGTTCTCTTCTCAACGACAAGCAG GTTTTCGATCTTAACGTAGAGACTCCGGATAAGGTGCTACAGAGGATCTATCTTAACCTAGAGAGGCTAAAGCACGATGCTCTGGCTTGCAAGATTAAGGAAAAGTTGAAAATAATT GTTGCAGGGGGGGATGGCACAGCTAGTTGGCTCCTTGGAGTTGTTTGTGATCTTGAGTTATCCAATCCACCTCCAATTGCTACTATCCCCTTGGGTACAGGAAATAACCTTCCATTTGCATTTGGATGG GGTAAGAAAAATCCTGGAACAGATACGTCTTCTGCGGAGTCATTTTTGGCTCAAGTGATTAAGGCCAAAGAGATGAAGATAGACAA TTGGCACGTACTTATGCGGATGAAGTCTCCCAGAAAAGGCTCTGGTGATTCTATCGAGCTACCACCTTCTCTACATGCATTTCGTCGTGCTTCTCCATCAGATCAAGCAAATATG GAAGGTTACCACACATTTCGTGGGGGATTCTGGAATTACTTTAGCTTGG GGATGGATGCTCAAACATCTTATGAGTTTCATTCTCAGAGAAAATTACAtcctgaaaattttaaaaatcagcTAGTCAATCAG AGCAGATATTTAAAGCTTGCTTGCAAACAAGGGTGGTTTTGTGCCTCTCTTCTTCACCCTTTTTCACA TAACATAGCTCAGCTAGCACAAGTTAAGATTTGTGACAAAAGTGGCCAGTGGAACGACCTTCACATTCCCCAAAG CATCAGGTCCATCGTATGTTTGAATCTTCCTAGCTTTTCTGGAGGACTAAATCCTTGGGGAGCACCAAATCCCAAGAAACAATATGAT AGAAGCCTGACTCTACCATTCGTAGATGATGGACTCATCGAAATCGTTGGTTTTAGAAATGCTTGGCATGGTCTTGTTCTCCTCGCTCCAAAGGGTCATGGAACAAGACTTGCTCAG gCAAATCGGATTAGGTTTGAATTTAAGAAAGGTGCAGCGAAGCATGCATACATGAGAATGGATGGAGAGCCTTGGAAACAACCACTGCCTCTTGATGATGAAACTGTCATATTAGAGATTTCACATCATGGTCAGGTGAACATGCTTACAACTGAAAATTGCATGTCCAAAAGCATGTATGAGTCTTCACCCAAAGTCCGGTTTAGCGATGATGGAACTGAAGATGAACCATTAGTGGCTAATTGTGACGAGGAGTTTAGAAAGTTTGGTGCAGCTGATACATTTAAGATTCCCAGTGATGTTTGA